Genomic DNA from Spirochaetaceae bacterium:
GCGTGATGGTGTTCCACATGGTGAAGTACTGCCAGCCCTGGTTGGTGCGCTCCTCACCGGTACCGAAGCCGGGCTTCTGGATCAGCAGTCCGTCTTCGTCCCACTCGTAGTTGACGCCCTCCTCGCCGTAAGCGACCCGCCCGTACAGGTCCATGTTGGTGTGGATCTCGTCGAGCATGGCGAGCAGCTTCTCGGTCACCGCGTCCGATGCGTTGGCGCCGATCGAGGTGTTGCCGAGGATCGGGTTGAAGTTGACCGACGCCTTGCCGCCGGGCCCCTCGTAGGCGATGAAGTAGACCAGCTCGGTTTCCGGGACGTTCTTGAGCAGCACGCCGGTCGGGCCGCTCGGGCGCGGGCCGGTCCATGCCGGCGATGCCTGGAAGGCGCCCACGATGCCGTTGGAGAACTTGGTGATCAGCTCCGAGCGCTTGTCGGTGACGAACTCAGGATCGATGATCTCCTCCTCGTACCAGCCGTGCAGGAACGCCAGGGCTTCCTTGTAGCCGTCCGAGATCATCGAGTACTGGAGCATGCCGCCGGAATCCTGCCAGGAGGCGAGACGCACGCCGTGGGCGCCGAACTCGTTCGGGAACGCCCACTGGGCACCGGCGTTGAAGCTGACGGTGTTGCTGTTCTTGTAGACCGAGATGCCGTAGGTGTCCTTCTGGCCGTTGCCGTCCGGATCTTCGTTGCGGTACTTGCGCAGCAGGCGCTCGACGTCTTCCAGGCTGGAGTAGTCGGAGTAGGGGGAGCCGAGCATGCGCTTTTCCGGGAGCGGCTCACCGACCGCCTCCAGCCAGTCGCGGCGGGTGACGAAGGTGGCCCCCGACGCGATGGCGACGTTGACGCTCGGGATGCCGACCACCTCGCCGCCCGAGGTTACCGTCTGCCAGCCGTAGCGGCCGGCGATCTGGTCGATCAGCTTGGTGTAGTTGGGCATGTGCTGGCGCAGCAGCTCCTCGGACAGCACCCGCACCGCGCCGATGTCGTGCAGGCCGGAACCGATCGCGTCGGCCTTGATGTAGTCGGGAATGTCGCCGGACGCGATGCGCGTCTTCCATTGGTCGGACTGGTACAGGTCGACGTCGGTCCACGGCTCCAGCTCGACGTTGAAGTACTCTTCCAGGTACAGCTCGGTCGGGCTGTCGGGCGGCAGCAGGACGCCGCGGTTGTTCGGGCCCATCCAGCTTATCGTGAGCCGCTCCTCCGCGGCGGCAGCCTCCTGCTCCGCTCCGCCGAACGCCAGGCCGGCGACCAGCAGGCAGGCCAGTACCAAGAGCCATCTCGTGTGTGCCATGCACACCTCCTTTTTCGAGTTGTGTGATTTGCGGCATCCGAATTGCGCCGCACGGAGTCGACCGCCGCTCGATGCGCCGTGCCGCTCCCGATCCCGTCGCTCGCTCGATACCCGTCTCGCCGGGCTACCCCTTCAGGCGAACGGCGGTCAGCCTTGCAGGCAGCCGGCGGTCAGCCCTTCAGGCAGCCGGCCGTCAGCCTTTCAGGCTGCCGGTCATGATTCCCTTGACGAAGTACCGCTGCAGGAACGGGTACAGAAGTATAATCGGGCCGATGGCGATGTACAACGTCGCCGCCTTGATCGTCTCCACCACGAAGCTGCTCTCCAGCTCGTCCACCGACAGGTCGAACAGGTTCGAGGCCTGGTGCTCGATCAGGATGCGTCGCAACATCAACTGCAGCACCAGTTGCTCCCGTTTCGGCGTATACAGCAGGGCGTCGAACCAGGAGTCCCAGTGGAACACCGCCGACCACAGCGCGATGGTCGCCACCACCGGCATCGACACCGGCACGATAATGCGCAGCAGCACGGTGTAGGCGGAGGCGCCGTCGATGAACGCGGACTCCTCCAGCTCCGGCGGGATGGCGCGGAAGAAGTTGCGCATGATGATGATGTAGTAGGCGCTGGCGGCGGGCGGCAGGATCAGCGCCAGGCGGTTGTTGTGCAGCCCCATCTGCCCCATCCACAGGTAGGTGGCGATCAGGCCGCCGGAGAAGAACATGGTGAAGATCATCAGCAGGGTGATGGTCTTGTTCAGCGGCAGCGTGCGCCTGGCGAGCGCATAGGCGGCGGAGAACGACACGAACAGCGTCACCAGGGTGCCGGCCACGGTTCTGAGCACGGTGTTGTAGTAGGCGATGCCCACCGTGGGTTTGGACAGCACGTCGCGGTACGCGTCGACGGTCGCCGGGCGCGGCCACAGCCGGAAGCCGACCGAGTACACGTTCTCCGGGGTGGAGAAGGAGTCGATCAGCATGGTCCAGAACGGGTAGATCACCGACACCGAGAACGCGATCATCACGATCCACACCACCGCGTCCACGATCACGTCCTCGAGCGTGCGGCGCTTCAGGGCGGCTCGTCTGAAGGCCGGCAGGCGCATTGCCACGGGCTGCTTATACCACCGAGTAGTCGGCCTGCATGCGCCGGGTCACCACGTTGACCATCAGCAGCAGCATCAGCCCGACCACGTTCTGGAACAGGCTCGCCGCCGCCGTCAGGCTGTACTGAAAGCCGCTGATGCCCTCGCGGTACACGTAGGTGTCGATGATGTCCGCGACGTCGTACACCAGCGGATTGTACAGGTTGAAGATCTGGTCGAAGCCGGCCTCCAGGATGTTGCCGATGCGTAGCAGGAACAGGATGATGATGACGTGGGTGATCGACGGCAGGGTGATGTGCCACATGCGCCGCACCCGGCCCGCGCCGTCGATCTCGGCCGCCTCGTACAGGTCCGGGTCGATGCTGGTGATCGCCGCCAAGTAGATGATCGAGCCCCAGCCGATGTTCTTCCAGATCATGGAGGTGATCACGATCGGCAGGAACGAGCGCATCTCCTGCAAGAACAGGCGCGGCTCGGCGCCGAAGAATCCCATCATGCCGTTGACCACGCCGTGCACCGACAGCACGTCGCGCACGATGCCGCCGACCACCACCCAGGACACGAAGTGCGGCAGGTAGCTGATGGTCTGGAACGATTTCTTCCAGGCGACCTGGCGCACCTCGTTGAGCAGCAGGGCGAAGATGATCGGCCCTGGGAAGCCGATGGCGATCTTCAGGAAGCTGATGCGGATCGAATTCCACAGCACTTGGTAGAACTTTTCGGAGTCGAACAGGCGCTCGAAGTAGGTGAACCCGACCCAGGGGCTGCCGAACAGGCCGCCGGCGATGGTGTATTTCTTGAAGGCGATGACGATGCCGGCCATCGGGATGTAGCGGAACAGGACGAAGATCACCAGCGCCGGCAGCAGCAGCAGCAGGTACTCGCGGTGCCGGTACACCTCCCTGAGAAACGTGCCACGCGCGCCGGTGCCGCCCCTGGCCCGCTCCGTCGCGACCATCATCTGCTCGCTCATCCCAACTCCTCGCGCCGGTCTCGGAACATATCCGATGCCGGTCGCAATGGCAATTCGGAACGGCACTCGGAAATAGCAGTACGGCTTCGAGCACCGCTGGCGGCGGCGGCCCTGTTGCCCCGGACGGTCCTCACCGCGGCTCCGCGGGGACGGCGGTCCACGGGTTTGCGGTCGTGACGCCGGTGTTGCGGAACTCGCCGGTGTTCCGCGTCACCACGGCGAGTCCGCGGCTCGCCGCCGCTGCGGCCAGAAACGCATCCGGAACATGGCTGTCGAGCGGCTCTCCGCGCCGGCGCTTGTCTTCCATGATCCGGGCACACTCGCGGGCATCCGCCACGGTCCAGTCGACGACCCGGTTTTCGAACAAGTCGGCGAGTAGATCGAGGAACCGTTCGGCGAGGCTCTCCCGGCGACGGCCGTGAGGGAGCCGGCCGATTCCGTCCAGGATCTCCCACACGGTGATCGACGCGATGCCGAGGCCCTCGCTGGAGATCGAGTCGAGATAGACCGCAACGCGTGGATCCGGCTGCCGCCGCATCATTTCGGAGACCACGTTGGTGTCGATGAGCCACGCGATCGGAATGGTCATGCCCCGCCATCACCGGAGAACGACACCGGCCGATAGCCGCGCCGGGCCGGAGGCGGCAGATCGACCCCATGCTTCGCCCCGAAGTGCCGTGCGAACGCTTCGGACGGCTTCGGGCGGCGTTCGGTCTTCGTGCGCTGCTCGCGGATCAGGCGACGGACGAACTCCTCCATCGAGACGCCAACTTGGCGGGCTTCGCGCTTGAGCCACGATTTATCCCCTGGATCGATATCACGGACGGTGATGCTGGTACCCATCGCAACCTCCTGTTGCCGCTGCCGGTTGCCGACCGGTGGGTGCCAGCAGATTATGCTGTCACGGCTCGGTACATTCAAGTCTGTCCAGGTTCTGCCGGGAAGGCTGACGGGCAGGTTCGGTACCTTTACAATGGCGCATGGCAAGCGTGCTCCCCAACATCCTGTGGATCTGCACCGACCAGCAACGCTGGGACACCGTCCACTGCCTGAACAACCCGCACATCGACACGCCGGTGGTCGACCGGCTGTGCGCCGAGGGGGTGGCGTTCAGCCGCACCTACTGCCAGAGCCCGGTGTGCCAGCCGAGCCGAGCCAGCTTCCTCACCGGCCTGTACCCCAACACCATCCACGTCAACCGCAACGGCAACGCCTACTTCCCCGCCAACGAGCGGGTGCGGCTGATCACGCGGCGCCTTGCCGACCGCGGCTACGACTGCGGGCTCGCCGGCAAGCTGCACATCGCCTCCTGCTGGACCGGGACCGAGCCGCGCGTGGACGACGGCTACCGGGTGTTCGACTTCAGCTCGTCGGCGCTGCAGTTCGTCGGCCGCGGCAACGCCTACACCGACTGGCTGACCCGTATCGGCCGACTGGACGAGGCGATCGACACCCGAGGCATCGACCCCGCGCGCAACAGCGGCGCCCGCTACCGCCCCGACATCCCGCCCGAGCTGCACCAGACCGCCTGGTGCGCCGACCGCGCCATCGAGTTCATGGAGCAGCCGCGCGGCGGCCCGTGGCTGATGAGCGTCAACATCTTCGACCCGCACGGGCCGTTCGACGCGCCCCTCTCCTACCAGCAGCGCTACCTGGACCGCGACCTGCCGCCGGCTATCTACGGCGACCGCGACGCCGACACCCAGGAGCGGCTGCGCGGCGCCTTCTTCCAGCAGTACTCGGGGCCGCCCGGCGACAAGCAGCGGCGCCAGAAGGCGTCCTACTACGGCATGATCGAGCTGATCGACGAGCAGGTGGGGCGCATGCTCGATGCCCTGGAACGCACCGGCCAGCGCGACGAGACCGTGGTGATCTTCATGTCCGACCACGGCGAGATGCTCGGCGACCACGGCCTCACCGCCAAGGGCTGCCGCTTCTACGAGGGCGCGGTGCGCGTGCCGCTGATCATCTCCTGGCCGGCCCGCTTCCGGCAGGGGCTGGTGGCCGACGCCCTGGTGGAGCTGACCGACGTGGCCCCGACCCTTGCCGAGCTGACCGGCGAGCCGCTGCCGTGGACCAACGGCCGCTCGCTGCTGCCGATCCTGACCGGTCAAGCCGACCCGGCCCGCCACCGCGACCACGTGCGGTGCGAGTACTACGACGCCCTGAACATGTACCTGCCCCAGGAGCCGGGCCGCCACACCCCGTGCTGGGCCACCATGTACCGCGACGACCACCACAAGCTGGTCACCTACCACTGCCTCGCCCACGGTGAACTGTACGACCTCGAACACGACCCGCTGGAGCTCACCAACCTCTGGGAGGACCCGTCCGCGGCCGCCCTGCGCGCCCGCCTCACCCAGCAGAGCTTCGACGCCACGGTGGCCGCCTGCGACCCCGGCCCCGACCAGATCGGCCGCTTCTGAACCCGGTCACCACTCGCCTGGAGCATCGCCGCCTGTTGGAGAAGTGGATCTACGATGGACTGAGCGAAAAGGAGAGGGAGCAGCTTCCGGCCGAGCTGAAGGCGCGGGCGCGGGTACACTTCCGCGGCCTGGTTGACGCGGCGATGCAGGACGTCGACCGCGACCGCGTAACCGATGGACCCACCGCGATGCGGCACTTGCGTAAGCAGCTCGGGGCACGATCGGATTCCCCGGGAGGCAACCAACTCACCGAAACAGCGGAAGCCGAACTTGCCGAGATCCTGGCCTACGTCGCGGATCGCGACGGCGTGAACCGTAACGGCAATGCGCCCGATGCTCGCGCGACCACGAGCCGCGAGGGCAGCCGGGGGGTTTCGAGATACCGACGCACCTTACTCCTCCAGATCCATCAGCGCCTTGGCTCGAATCAGCGCGGGGTCGAGGTCGCCCCAGCGAGCAAGCAGCTCTCTGTAGAGTTCTGCGGCGTCCTCGTGGCGACTCTGGTCGATGAAGTCGTAGAGCTTCCGCAACTGGCGTGTACCCGCGGCATCGCGGTCGTCGGTGTTCATGTACTCACGGAGGATTGCGTTGGTGTCCCTGCCGTCGACGAACACGGGGCAGTCCTGAAGCTTCCAGTCGAAGAGCCGGCGTACCTGGCGGTTCTTGGCGCTGCTCAGCACTTGGGGTGAGTGCGTGGTGACGACGAGTTGGAGCCTTGGGAATGTGTTGCGAAGGCGAGGAAGCGCCACGCGCTGCCAGCGTGGGTCGAGGTGGAGGTCGAGCTTGTCGATGAGCACCACGCCCTCCACTCTTGCAGGCGCGTTGGCGCCATCGAACGCGTTGAGCATCANNNNNNNNNNNNNNNNNNNNNNNNNNNNNNNNNNNNNNNNNNNNNNNNNNNNNNNNNNNNNNNNNNNNNNNNNNNNNNNNNNNNNNNNNNNNNNNNNNNNCGGCGCGGCGGGCGATGTCGGCGACCAGCGCGATGAATCTGCGGTAGCCGTCGGATCTTGCAGGCGCGTTGGCGCCATCGAACGCGTTGAGCATCACGGCGCGGCGGGCGATGTCGGCGACCAGCGCGATGAATCTGCGGTAGCCGTCGGACAGCTCGGACCACGTAGCCACATGGCCATCTTCGAAGACCACCATTGGGCTTTTTTCCACGGGGTCGTACCAAGCGTTAGTCACGCGCGGGGTGGCACGGACCGCCGCTTCCATCACGGCCTTGTCGAAAGAGCGTTCCGGTTCTTCATGCTGCCGCCGACCTACGTCCTCGAGCATCTCGTCCTGGAACCACTGGAGCAGCGGGATCTCGTCGAGGTTCGGGTCGAGCGCGGAGGCGTAGGCTTCCCAGCGGTCCCCCGTGCGCTGGACCTTGCGAGGTCGTCCGCGAATCCGCGCCAGGCGGTCGGCGCCGTACCACGCGAACAGCGGCCACCGCTCGCCGGGTGCTCGGACCTCCTGTAGAGCCTCAATGATCGGTTGGCGGTGGGTCGTGGTGCCGACGGATGCAGGATGAGCCGTCATCGACCATGTGACGGAATCCGACTCACCCACCGTGGCGATCCACACGAGCTTGCACGCTCCGACCGGCTCCCGCCGTCCCCTCGCGTCGAGTGTGCGCAATCTGGGATCGCGTCTCGCGTCGAGCCTCAGGTTGTTCGGCGAACCCCTCTGGAACACGGCAACGCCCATCGCGAGGGCCGTGAGCAACGCGGCCTTACCACCTCCGTTCTCGGCGAAGAGGACCGTGGTATCCTCCTCGAGCCGAAGCCTCAGCTCTTTGAAGCAACGGTAGTTGTCGACACGGATCTCGCGTAGCCAGAATCGGCTCATGGCGCCTTCCCTATTCCTTTTCCGTAGTTCCCGTTCCCGAAGGACGGCAGCGTTTGATCTGCTCGGTTAGCACGTTAAAGTCTGCCGCGGTGAGGTTCAGCGCCTTGGCAACTCGCAGAAACTCGGGGACGCTCGGTGTCTGGTGCCCGGCACCAAGGGTACCCGCAAGGACAACCGGCACGACGGCGCGTGGCTAGGAACGATATGCATTCGCTGCCGCGGCATTCTCCAGATCATTCCGGAATCTATTCATCATCTCAATGATCGCGCCATGCAGTTCCAGGTAGTCCTCCGGCGTCATTTGAAACTGCTCACCGTGAGCAACCATGTTCCTGTTTTGTACGAGGCGCCTGTCTATCATCACGTTCTTGGAAAGGTACTCCTTGCTATCGACTCCCACGACACTCAACAACTCACGAAGCATCTGTGAACCAAGGTTCGACCGCGCACTAGTGGTATCCTCATGAAAACTCGTGAATCTTCGGCCGTCATCCAACACCGCATCAATCAGTTGTAACGAAAGTTCCACACTCGGGCGCCGTACGAGGTTGCGGATCTCCTCATAGAGTCCGGCGACAAGAAAATTGGAGCGCAATTCCTGGAATCTCAACCGTCGCCTAGCTACGAATTCCAGGTATCCCCGAGCGCCGCCTCGTATGAATCCTTCCCAATGAGCATAGAGCAGGCAGACCCCGGATCGAATCATGATCATCCGAATGTGATCGCGAGCGTTTTGCACCTGAAGGTATATCGTGGTCAGTTCACGCTTCCTCCAGGACAGATCGCGGTTCAGATAGTCGGTCAGCTCCTGCTCGGTGCGGACAGGCATTTCGCAAGACGCCTTCTTGCATAGGGAATAACGACAGGGATTCTGCGCGACGCGGAAATACCTGAGCCAACATTGTCAATGAAATCTGGATCCGACCAAGTGTTTCGGACCACCTTTTTCAGTTGCGTAGAGTCCAAGCTAGCGTCAGTGCTGTTTATTCTTGAACCGAGCCCAATTGCGAAGACCTCAAACGCGGAGATCAGGAATCCACCAAGGTGCCTCTTCTTCGTGCGGTCGTATCGTCTGAAAATGTCGTCTCCATAGTGTGCTGCCAGTAACCCGAATGTGGTAGTGAAGACTGCCTGCTCCTCCGTAGTATCGAAGGATTCGTCGCCTGCAAAGCGCTCTGCTTCGTCATCGAGGAAGTTGCCGAGGTCGTCAATATGCAGACGAGAGTTGGGACGTTTACGCAATGCAAGGAATCTTGTGATCAACTCGAGGTCGTAGCGCTCTTCCCGCGCCCTATCGGAAAGCGCGGTGCATAGCAGAAAGTTCTCATCCAGGGCGAGTGTTTCCATCCACTCATAGAACGATGGGTTCACCATTATCATTATAACATTCCGCATTTCTTGTTCGGACAGTGGAGAACCACCGGAGTTCAATCTCTGAAACAGCTCGTATTTGCTTGCTTCCGAGCTTTCCCTCAGTATGATCTTCACATCAATCTTGGAACGCTTTATCAACAGCTGATTATCTCGTCCGATACCACTGCAATCCGTCCCACTCCAGGTCTTGTCCAATAGCGAGGGAAGGAACTTCGTTTTGGCTAGCTTGAGCGGATCAAGACGGTTGCCGTCAGCGTCCTTCAGTATACCAACCAACTGAAGGATAGTCGACAATCGCTGTTGCCCATCGATAACATCCCATACACCATCCTGTCGCTGAGAAACAAAGATCGATGGGATTGGGATCTTCAACAACAAAGACTCAATGAGTCGAGATCTCTGATAGGGAGTCCACCGAAAGAATCTCTGAAACTGAGGACGGATGTTCAACTCGCCGTTCTCGT
This window encodes:
- a CDS encoding DUF262 domain-containing protein, which produces MGLSDEINQRRAEISSDGYSMSVGELISMYENGELNIRPQFQRFFRWTPYQRSRLIESLLLKIPIPSIFVSQRQDGVWDVIDGQQRLSTILQLVGILKDADGNRLDPLKLAKTKFLPSLLDKTWSGTDCSGIGRDNQLLIKRSKIDVKIILRESSEASKYELFQRLNSGGSPLSEQEMRNVIMIMVNPSFYEWMETLALDENFLLCTALSDRAREERYDLELITRFLALRKRPNSRLHIDDLGNFLDDEAERFAGDESFDTTEEQAVFTTTFGLLAAHYGDDIFRRYDRTKKRHLGGFLISAFEVFAIGLGSRINSTDASLDSTQLKKVVRNTWSDPDFIDNVGSGISASRRIPVVIPYARRRLAKCLSAPSRS
- a CDS encoding ABC transporter permease subunit; the encoded protein is MSEQMMVATERARGGTGARGTFLREVYRHREYLLLLLPALVIFVLFRYIPMAGIVIAFKKYTIAGGLFGSPWVGFTYFERLFDSEKFYQVLWNSIRISFLKIAIGFPGPIIFALLLNEVRQVAWKKSFQTISYLPHFVSWVVVGGIVRDVLSVHGVVNGMMGFFGAEPRLFLQEMRSFLPIVITSMIWKNIGWGSIIYLAAITSIDPDLYEAAEIDGAGRVRRMWHITLPSITHVIIILFLLRIGNILEAGFDQIFNLYNPLVYDVADIIDTYVYREGISGFQYSLTAAASLFQNVVGLMLLLMVNVVTRRMQADYSVV
- a CDS encoding sulfatase-like hydrolase/transferase, which produces MASVLPNILWICTDQQRWDTVHCLNNPHIDTPVVDRLCAEGVAFSRTYCQSPVCQPSRASFLTGLYPNTIHVNRNGNAYFPANERVRLITRRLADRGYDCGLAGKLHIASCWTGTEPRVDDGYRVFDFSSSALQFVGRGNAYTDWLTRIGRLDEAIDTRGIDPARNSGARYRPDIPPELHQTAWCADRAIEFMEQPRGGPWLMSVNIFDPHGPFDAPLSYQQRYLDRDLPPAIYGDRDADTQERLRGAFFQQYSGPPGDKQRRQKASYYGMIELIDEQVGRMLDALERTGQRDETVVIFMSDHGEMLGDHGLTAKGCRFYEGAVRVPLIISWPARFRQGLVADALVELTDVAPTLAELTGEPLPWTNGRSLLPILTGQADPARHRDHVRCEYYDALNMYLPQEPGRHTPCWATMYRDDHHKLVTYHCLAHGELYDLEHDPLELTNLWEDPSAAALRARLTQQSFDATVAACDPGPDQIGRF
- a CDS encoding AAA family ATPase gives rise to the protein MLNAFDGANAPARVEGVVLIDKLDLHLDPRWQRVALPRLRNTFPRLQLVVTTHSPQVLSSAKNRQVRRLFDWKLQDCPVFVDGRDTNAILREYMNTDDRDAAGTRQLRKLYDFIDQSRHEDAAELYRELLARWGDLDPALIRAKALMDLEE
- a CDS encoding MAE_28990/MAE_18760 family HEPN-like nuclease — translated: MPVRTEQELTDYLNRDLSWRKRELTTIYLQVQNARDHIRMIMIRSGVCLLYAHWEGFIRGGARGYLEFVARRRLRFQELRSNFLVAGLYEEIRNLVRRPSVELSLQLIDAVLDDGRRFTSFHEDTTSARSNLGSQMLRELLSVVGVDSKEYLSKNVMIDRRLVQNRNMVAHGEQFQMTPEDYLELHGAIIEMMNRFRNDLENAAAANAYRS
- a CDS encoding PIN domain-containing protein, giving the protein MTIPIAWLIDTNVVSEMMRRQPDPRVAVYLDSISSEGLGIASITVWEILDGIGRLPHGRRRESLAERFLDLLADLFENRVVDWTVADARECARIMEDKRRRGEPLDSHVPDAFLAAAAASRGLAVVTRNTGEFRNTGVTTANPWTAVPAEPR
- a CDS encoding carbohydrate ABC transporter permease, with the protein product MRLPAFRRAALKRRTLEDVIVDAVVWIVMIAFSVSVIYPFWTMLIDSFSTPENVYSVGFRLWPRPATVDAYRDVLSKPTVGIAYYNTVLRTVAGTLVTLFVSFSAAYALARRTLPLNKTITLLMIFTMFFSGGLIATYLWMGQMGLHNNRLALILPPAASAYYIIIMRNFFRAIPPELEESAFIDGASAYTVLLRIIVPVSMPVVATIALWSAVFHWDSWFDALLYTPKREQLVLQLMLRRILIEHQASNLFDLSVDELESSFVVETIKAATLYIAIGPIILLYPFLQRYFVKGIMTGSLKG